The proteins below are encoded in one region of Erinaceus europaeus chromosome 15, mEriEur2.1, whole genome shotgun sequence:
- the RMI2 gene encoding recQ-mediated genome instability protein 2 yields MAAPSQECAAAGGPGAVRLPRAPPLKVLAGQLRAGGVAARTAVWMQGTVQAAGGGEARLRDPSGAFSVRGLERVPRGRPCLVPGKYVMVMGVLETCSPEPCLQAVKMTDLSENPVHQAMWELEVQDLRRNLP; encoded by the exons ATGGCGGCGCCCTCGCAGGAGTGCGCCGCGGCCGGCGGCCCCGGGGCTGTGAGGCTTCCGCGGGCGCCGCCGCTCAAGGTGCTGGCGGGGCAGCTGCGGGCGGGCGGCGTGGCGGCGCGGACGGCCGTGTGGATGCAGGGCACGGTGcaggcggcgggcggcggcgagGCGCGGCTGCGCGACCCCAGCGGAGCCTTCTCGGTGCGCGGCCTGGAGCGGGTGCCGCGCGGCCGGCCCTGCCTCGTGCCAG GGAAGTACGTGATGGTGATGGGCGTGCTGGAGACCTGCAGTCCTGAGCCCTGCCTGCAGGCTGTGAAGATGACCGACCTGTCGGAGAACCCCGTCCACCAGGCCATGTGGGAGCTTGAGGTGCAGGACCTGCGCCGGAACCTTCCCTAG